Proteins encoded together in one Thamnophis elegans isolate rThaEle1 chromosome 10, rThaEle1.pri, whole genome shotgun sequence window:
- the LOC116514282 gene encoding adiponectin-like yields MKQASSRLFCSVVLLVVFSCNHEGSAEENSPQPQGSCTNWMAGSPGHPGHNGVPGRDGRDGREGERGEKGDLGGPGEKGDNGFPGIPGPPGPPGHSGVPGPKGGSATVYRSAFSVGLTSRVSYINMPIKFTKVFYNEQNHYNTVTGKFQCTISGVYYFAYHLSVYASDVKVSLFKKDTAIIITYDQYQENNVDQASGSVLLHLESGNEVWLQLYGEEKSSVYADNVNDSTFMGFLLYPDLN; encoded by the exons ATGAAACAAGCATCAAGCCGCCTTTTTTGTTCTGTGGTGCTGCTAGTGGTGTTTAGTTGTAACCATGAAGGTTCTGCAGAAGAAAACTCTCCACAGCCTCAAGGATCTTGTACAAATTGGATGGCTGGATCACCAGGTCACCCAGGTCATAATGGAGTACCGGGGAGAGATGGACGggatggaagagaaggagaaaggggagagaaaggagaccTAG GTGGACCGGGTGAAAAGGGAGATAACGGATTTCCTGGTATTCCAGGTCCTCCAGGACCACCAGGTCATTCAGGCGTGCCAGGACCGAAGGGGGGAAGTGCCACTGTCTATCGATCTGCCTTTAGTGTTGGTTTAACATCCAGAGTTTCTTATATTAATATGCCTATCAAATTTACAAAGGTCTTCTACAATGAACAAAATCACTACAATACCGTCACAGGAAAGTTCCAATGCACCATTTCTGGAGTATATTATTTTGCATATCATCTCAGTGTATATGCCTCAGATGTGAAAGTTAGTTTATTCAAGAAGGACACAGCAATCATAATCACCTATGACCAGTACCAGGAAAACAATGTGGATCAGGCTTCTGGATCTGTTTTACTCCATTTGGAATCGGGGAATGAAGTCTGGCTACAGTTATATGGAGAAGAAAAAAGTAGTGTCTATGCTGATAATGTTAATGATTCAACTTTCATGGGATTTTTGCTTTACCCTGATTTGAATTGA
- the COPS9 gene encoding COP9 signalosome complex subunit 9 translates to MKPAVDEMFPEGAGPYVDLDEAGGSTGLLMDLAANEKAVHADFFNNFEDMFDDDDIQ, encoded by the exons ATGAAGCCGGCGGTGGACGAGATGTTTCCCGAGGGTGCGGGGCCTTATGTCGACCTCGACGAG GCTGGAGGAAGTACAGGTTTATTGATGGATCTAGCAGCTAATGAAAAGGCGGTACATGCAGACTTCTTTAATA ATTTTGAAGATATGTTTGATGACGACGATATCCAGTGA